Proteins from a single region of Acanthochromis polyacanthus isolate Apoly-LR-REF ecotype Palm Island chromosome 11, KAUST_Apoly_ChrSc, whole genome shotgun sequence:
- the tent5bb gene encoding LOW QUALITY PROTEIN: terminal nucleotidyltransferase 5Bb (The sequence of the model RefSeq protein was modified relative to this genomic sequence to represent the inferred CDS: inserted 1 base in 1 codon), whose amino-acid sequence MSSGDTSEQSRRVSVLSWDQVRRLDSILXESVPIHGRGNFPTLSVQPRQIVQVVRARLEERGVVVRDVKLNGSAASHVLHQDNGLGYKDLDLIFGLSLTDDKTFRLVKDVVLDCLVDFLPEGVCRERITALALKEAYVQKLVKVCNETDRWSLISLSNNTGKNVELKFVDSLRRQFEFSVDSFQITLDSLLLFDRCSETAMSETFHPTVQGESMYGDFEEALGHLWSKTIATRSPEEIRGGGLLKYCHLLVRGFRPASEAQMKQMQRYMCSRFFIDFPDISEQQRKLETYLQNHFAGMEHKRYEYLVTLRRVVDESTVCLMGHERRQTLALISALALRVMAEQNAIPALSNITCYYQPAPYVRDVNFSNYYVAQVQSHMATCSNSYQTWLPCS is encoded by the exons ATGTCCTCCGGTGATACCTCGGAGCAGAGTCGGCGGGTCAGCGTGCTGTCTTGGGATCAGGTGCGGCGTTTGGACTCCATCC GGGAGAGCGTACCGATCCACGGCCGAGGAAACTTCCCCACGCTGTCCGTGCAGCCCCGGCAGATCGTCCAG GTGGTCAGGGCTCGCCTGGAGGAGCGGGGCGTGGTGGTACGTGATGTTAAGCTGAACGGCTCGGCAGCCAGCCATGTGCTTCACCAGGATAACGGCCTTGGCTACAAAGACCTGGACCTGATCTTTGGCCTTAGCCTGACCGATGACAAAACCTTCCGGCTGGTGAAGGACGTGGTGCTGGACTGCCTGGTGGACTTCTTGCCTGAAGGGGTGTGCAGGGAGCGAATCACAGCCCTCGCCCTGAAGGAGGCGTATGTGCAGAAACTGGTGAAAGTTTGCAACGAGACGGACCGCTGGAGCCTCATCTCGCTGTCCAACAACACCGGCAAGAACGTGGAACTGAAGTTTGTGGACTCCCTGAGAAGGCAATTTGAGTTCAGCGTCGACTCCTTCCAGATCACTCTGGACTCGCTGCTGCTCTTCGACCGCTGCTCAGAGACGGCCATGTCCGAGACATTTCACCCTACAGTGCAGGGGGAGAGCATGTACGGAGACTTTGAGGAAGCTCTGGGTCACCTTTGGTCCAAGACCATCGCCACCCGTAGCCCAGAAGAGATCCGGGGCGGCGGTCTACTCAAGTACTGCCACCTGCTGGTGCGTGGCTTCCGGCCAGCTTCAGAGGCTCAGATGAAACAGATGCAGCGCTACATGTGCTCACGCTTCTTCATCGACTTCCCTGACATAAGCGAGCAACAGAGAAAACTGGAGACGTATCTGCAGAACCACTTTGCAGGCATGGAGCACAAGCGCTACGAGTACCTGGTGACGTTGAGGCGAGTGGTGGATGAAAGcactgtgtgtctgatgggTCACGAGCGCCGCCAGACGCTGGCGCTTATTTCCGCCCTGGCACTGCGCGTGATGGCCGAACAGAACGCTATCCCTGCTCTGTCCAACATCACCTGCTACTACCAGCCCGCTCCCTATGTCAGAGATGTCAACTTCAGCAACTACTATGTGGCACAAGTCCAGTCACACATGGCTACGTGCAGTAACTCTTATCAGACATGGCTTCCCTGCAGCTGA